The proteins below are encoded in one region of Myxocyprinus asiaticus isolate MX2 ecotype Aquarium Trade chromosome 13, UBuf_Myxa_2, whole genome shotgun sequence:
- the LOC127450553 gene encoding sarcoplasmic/endoplasmic reticulum calcium ATPase 1-like isoform X2 translates to MENAHTKETAECLAYFGVSESTGLSPDQVKRNQAKYGFNELPAEEGKSIWELVVEQFEDLLVRILLLAACISFVLAWFEEGEETVTAFVEPFVILLILIANAVVGVWQERNAESAIEALKEYEPEMGKVYRSDRKSVQRIKAREIVPGDIVEISVGDKVPADIRITAIRSTTLRVDQSILTGESVSVIKHTESVPDPRAVNQDKKNMLFSGTNIAAGKAIGVVVATGVSTEIGKIRDQMAATEQEKTPLQQKLDEFGEQLSKVISLICVAVWLINIGHFNDPVHGGSWIRGAVYYFKIAVALAVAAIPEGLPAVITTCLALGTRRMAKKNAIVRSLPSVETLGCTSVICSDKTGTLTTNQMCVTKMFIIEKVEGDFVSLDQYDISGSKYTPEGEVTKGGLPVKCGQYDGLVELATICALCNDSSLDYNESKGIYEKVGEATETALCCLVEKMNVFNTDVRGLSKVERANACCSVVKQLMKKDFTLEFSRDRKSMSVYCSPAKASKAPVGNKMFIKGAPEGVIDRCAYVRVGTTRVPLTGPVKDKIMAVIKEWGTGRDTLRCLALATRDNPLRQDEMNLEDSTKFVEYETDLTFVGCVGMLDPPRKEVMGSIELCKAAGIRVIMITGDNKGTAVAICRRIGIFGDDEDVTGRAFTGREFDDLPLAQQREAVRKACCYARVEPSHKSKIVEFLQGFDEITAMTGDGVNDAPALKKAEIGIAMGSGTAVAKSASEMVLADDNFSSIVAAVEEGRAIYNNMKQFIRYLISSNVGEVVCIFLTAALGLPEALIPVQLLWVNLVTDGLPATALGFNPPDLDIMGKAPRSPKEPLISGWLFFRYLAIGGYVGAATVAAAAWWFLYSDDGPMVSFYQLSHFMQCTADNEDFAGIECEVFEAAPPMTMALSVLVTIEMCNALNSLSENQSLVRMPPWSNLWLVGAMTLSMSLHFMIIYVDPLPMIFKLTHLSLDQWVVVLKLSLPVILIDELLKFVARNYLEP, encoded by the exons CTTTGTCGAGCCTTTTGTCATCCTTCTCATCCTTATCGCCAATGCTGTGGTCGGAGTGTGGCAG GAGCGCAATGCAGAGAGCGCCATCGAGGCTCTGAAGGAGTACGAGCCAGAGATGGGCAAAGTGTACCGCTCTGACAGAAAGAGCGTACAGAGGATCAAAGCAAGAGAGATTGTCCCTGGAGATATTGTGGAGATCTCAG TTGGTGACAAAGTCCCTGCTGATATCAGAATCACTGCCATCCGCTCCACAACTCTGCGTGTGGACCAGTCTATCCTCACTG GTGAGTCCGTCAGTGTGATTAAGCACACAGAGTCTGTTCCTGACCCCAGGGCTGTCAACCAGGACAAGAAGAACATGCTTTTCTCT GGCACCAACATCGCTGCTGGCAAGGCTATTGGAGTTGTGGTTGCCACCGGTGTCTCCACTGAGATCGGTAAGATCCGTGACCAGATGGCTGCCACTGAGCAGGAGAAGACCCCTCTGCAGCAGAAGCTGGATGAGTTCGGTGAGCAGCTCTCCAAAGTCATCTCCCTCATCTGTGTGGCTGTCTGGCTCATCAACATTGGCCACTTCAACGACCCCGTCCATGGTGGCTCCTGGATCCGTGGTGCCGTCTACTATTTCAAGATCGCTGTGGCCCTTGCTGTGGCTGCCATCCCAGAGG GTTTGCCTGCTGTCATCACTACCTGCCTCGCTCTGGGAACCCGCCGCATGGCTAAGAAGAATGCTATCGTCCGTTCTCTTCCCTCCGTAGAGACTCTGGGCTGCACCTCTGTCATTTGTTCAGACAAGACTGGCACACTCACCACCAACCAGATGTGTGTTACAAAG ATGTTCATCATTGAGAAGGTGGAGGGTGACTTTGTGAGTCTTGACCAGTATGACATTTCTGGCTCCAAGTACACACCAGAGGGAGAAGT TACTAAGggtggacttcctgtcaagtgtGGCCAGTACGATGGACTTGTTGAGCTGGCAACCATTTGTGCCTTGTGCAATGACTCCTCTCTGGACTACAATGag TCTAAAGGTATCTATGAGAAAGTGGGTGAGGCCACAGAGACTGCCCTGTGCTGCCTGGTTGAAAAGATGAACGTGTTCAACACTGATGTCCGTGGCCTGTCCAAGGTGGAGAGAGCCAATGCATGCTGCTCT GTGGTCAAGCAACTGATGAAGAAGGACTTCACTCTTGAGTTCTCACGTGACAGAAAGTCCATGTCTGTCTATTGCTCCCCTGCCAAAGCCTCGAAGGCCCCTGTTGGCAACAAGATGTTTATCAAG GGTGCTCCTGAGGGTGTGATTGACAGATGTGCCTACGTGCGTGTTGGCACCACCCGTGTGCCGCTGACTGGCCCAGTTAAGGATAAGATCATGGCTGTGATCAAGGAGTGGGGCACTGGCCGTGATACCCTCCGCTGCCTGGCCCTGGCAACCCGTGACAACCCACTGAGACAGGACGAAATGAACCTGGAGGACTCCACCAAGTTTGTAGAGTATGAG ACTGATCTCACCTTTGTGGGATGTGTCGGTATGCTGGACCCTCCTCGCAAAGAGGTCATGGGCTCCATTGAACTCTGCAAGGCTGCTGGCATCCGTGTGATCATGATTACAG GTGATAACAAGGGTACCGCTGTGGCTATCTGCCGTCGTATTGGCATCTTCGGTGATGATGAGGATGTGACTGGCCGTGCTTTCACTGGTCGCGAGTTTGATGACCTGCCTCTGGCCCAGCAGAGAGAGGCTGTGCGCAAGGCCTGCTGTTACGCCCGTGTCGAGCCCTCCCACAAGAGCAAGATCGTCGAGTTTCTTCAGGGCTTTGATGAGATCACTGCCATG ACTGGTGATGGTGTGAATGATGCTCCTGCCCTGAAGAAGGCAGAGATTGGCATTGCCATGGGCTCTGGCACTGCTGTTGCCAAGTCAGCCTCTGAGATGGTCCTAGCTGATGACAACTTCTCCAGCATTGTGGCTGCTGTTGAGGAGGGCAGAGCCATTTACAACAACATGAAGCAGTTCATCCGGTACCTCATCTCCTCCAATGTCGGAGAGGTCGTGTG CATTTTCCTGACCGCTGCTCTTGGTCTGCCTGAGGCTCTGATCCCAGTTCAGCTGTTGTGGGTGAACTTAGTGACTGACGGTCTTCCTGCCACTGCTCTGGGCTTCAACCCCCCTGATCTGGACATCATGGGCAAGGCTCCCCGCTCCCCTAAAGAGCCCCTCATCTCTGGCTGGCTCTTCTTCAGATACCTGGCCATTGGCG gttatgttggtGCTGCAACCGTGGCTGCTGCTGCCTGGTGGTTCCTGTACTCTGACGATGGCCCCATGGTCTCCTTCTACCAACTG TCCCACTTCATGCAGTGCACTGCTGATAATGAGGACTTTGCAGGCATTGAGTGTgaagtgtttgaggctgctcCACCCATGACCATGGCTCTGTCTGTGCTGGTCACCATTGAGATGTGCAATGCCCTCAACAG ctTGTCTGAGAATCAGTCTCTGGTGCGTATGCCTCCATGGAGCAACTTATGGTTGGTGGGAGCCATGACTCTCTCCATGTCTCTGCACTTCATGATCATCTATGTGGACCCTCTGCCC ATGATCTTCAAGCTTACCCATCTCAGCCTGGACCAGTGGGTTGTGGTGCTCAAGCTTTCCCTTCCTGTCATCTTAATTGACGAGCTGCTCAAGTTTGTCGCTCGCAACTACCTGGAGC CCTAA
- the LOC127450553 gene encoding sarcoplasmic/endoplasmic reticulum calcium ATPase 1-like isoform X1, translating into MENAHTKETAECLAYFGVSESTGLSPDQVKRNQAKYGFNELPAEEGKSIWELVVEQFEDLLVRILLLAACISFVLAWFEEGEETVTAFVEPFVILLILIANAVVGVWQERNAESAIEALKEYEPEMGKVYRSDRKSVQRIKAREIVPGDIVEISVGDKVPADIRITAIRSTTLRVDQSILTGESVSVIKHTESVPDPRAVNQDKKNMLFSGTNIAAGKAIGVVVATGVSTEIGKIRDQMAATEQEKTPLQQKLDEFGEQLSKVISLICVAVWLINIGHFNDPVHGGSWIRGAVYYFKIAVALAVAAIPEGLPAVITTCLALGTRRMAKKNAIVRSLPSVETLGCTSVICSDKTGTLTTNQMCVTKMFIIEKVEGDFVSLDQYDISGSKYTPEGEVTKGGLPVKCGQYDGLVELATICALCNDSSLDYNESKGIYEKVGEATETALCCLVEKMNVFNTDVRGLSKVERANACCSVVKQLMKKDFTLEFSRDRKSMSVYCSPAKASKAPVGNKMFIKGAPEGVIDRCAYVRVGTTRVPLTGPVKDKIMAVIKEWGTGRDTLRCLALATRDNPLRQDEMNLEDSTKFVEYETDLTFVGCVGMLDPPRKEVMGSIELCKAAGIRVIMITGDNKGTAVAICRRIGIFGDDEDVTGRAFTGREFDDLPLAQQREAVRKACCYARVEPSHKSKIVEFLQGFDEITAMTGDGVNDAPALKKAEIGIAMGSGTAVAKSASEMVLADDNFSSIVAAVEEGRAIYNNMKQFIRYLISSNVGEVVCIFLTAALGLPEALIPVQLLWVNLVTDGLPATALGFNPPDLDIMGKAPRSPKEPLISGWLFFRYLAIGGYVGAATVAAAAWWFLYSDDGPMVSFYQLSHFMQCTADNEDFAGIECEVFEAAPPMTMALSVLVTIEMCNALNSLSENQSLVRMPPWSNLWLVGAMTLSMSLHFMIIYVDPLPMIFKLTHLSLDQWVVVLKLSLPVILIDELLKFVARNYLEQKDENLVSKKWD; encoded by the exons CTTTGTCGAGCCTTTTGTCATCCTTCTCATCCTTATCGCCAATGCTGTGGTCGGAGTGTGGCAG GAGCGCAATGCAGAGAGCGCCATCGAGGCTCTGAAGGAGTACGAGCCAGAGATGGGCAAAGTGTACCGCTCTGACAGAAAGAGCGTACAGAGGATCAAAGCAAGAGAGATTGTCCCTGGAGATATTGTGGAGATCTCAG TTGGTGACAAAGTCCCTGCTGATATCAGAATCACTGCCATCCGCTCCACAACTCTGCGTGTGGACCAGTCTATCCTCACTG GTGAGTCCGTCAGTGTGATTAAGCACACAGAGTCTGTTCCTGACCCCAGGGCTGTCAACCAGGACAAGAAGAACATGCTTTTCTCT GGCACCAACATCGCTGCTGGCAAGGCTATTGGAGTTGTGGTTGCCACCGGTGTCTCCACTGAGATCGGTAAGATCCGTGACCAGATGGCTGCCACTGAGCAGGAGAAGACCCCTCTGCAGCAGAAGCTGGATGAGTTCGGTGAGCAGCTCTCCAAAGTCATCTCCCTCATCTGTGTGGCTGTCTGGCTCATCAACATTGGCCACTTCAACGACCCCGTCCATGGTGGCTCCTGGATCCGTGGTGCCGTCTACTATTTCAAGATCGCTGTGGCCCTTGCTGTGGCTGCCATCCCAGAGG GTTTGCCTGCTGTCATCACTACCTGCCTCGCTCTGGGAACCCGCCGCATGGCTAAGAAGAATGCTATCGTCCGTTCTCTTCCCTCCGTAGAGACTCTGGGCTGCACCTCTGTCATTTGTTCAGACAAGACTGGCACACTCACCACCAACCAGATGTGTGTTACAAAG ATGTTCATCATTGAGAAGGTGGAGGGTGACTTTGTGAGTCTTGACCAGTATGACATTTCTGGCTCCAAGTACACACCAGAGGGAGAAGT TACTAAGggtggacttcctgtcaagtgtGGCCAGTACGATGGACTTGTTGAGCTGGCAACCATTTGTGCCTTGTGCAATGACTCCTCTCTGGACTACAATGag TCTAAAGGTATCTATGAGAAAGTGGGTGAGGCCACAGAGACTGCCCTGTGCTGCCTGGTTGAAAAGATGAACGTGTTCAACACTGATGTCCGTGGCCTGTCCAAGGTGGAGAGAGCCAATGCATGCTGCTCT GTGGTCAAGCAACTGATGAAGAAGGACTTCACTCTTGAGTTCTCACGTGACAGAAAGTCCATGTCTGTCTATTGCTCCCCTGCCAAAGCCTCGAAGGCCCCTGTTGGCAACAAGATGTTTATCAAG GGTGCTCCTGAGGGTGTGATTGACAGATGTGCCTACGTGCGTGTTGGCACCACCCGTGTGCCGCTGACTGGCCCAGTTAAGGATAAGATCATGGCTGTGATCAAGGAGTGGGGCACTGGCCGTGATACCCTCCGCTGCCTGGCCCTGGCAACCCGTGACAACCCACTGAGACAGGACGAAATGAACCTGGAGGACTCCACCAAGTTTGTAGAGTATGAG ACTGATCTCACCTTTGTGGGATGTGTCGGTATGCTGGACCCTCCTCGCAAAGAGGTCATGGGCTCCATTGAACTCTGCAAGGCTGCTGGCATCCGTGTGATCATGATTACAG GTGATAACAAGGGTACCGCTGTGGCTATCTGCCGTCGTATTGGCATCTTCGGTGATGATGAGGATGTGACTGGCCGTGCTTTCACTGGTCGCGAGTTTGATGACCTGCCTCTGGCCCAGCAGAGAGAGGCTGTGCGCAAGGCCTGCTGTTACGCCCGTGTCGAGCCCTCCCACAAGAGCAAGATCGTCGAGTTTCTTCAGGGCTTTGATGAGATCACTGCCATG ACTGGTGATGGTGTGAATGATGCTCCTGCCCTGAAGAAGGCAGAGATTGGCATTGCCATGGGCTCTGGCACTGCTGTTGCCAAGTCAGCCTCTGAGATGGTCCTAGCTGATGACAACTTCTCCAGCATTGTGGCTGCTGTTGAGGAGGGCAGAGCCATTTACAACAACATGAAGCAGTTCATCCGGTACCTCATCTCCTCCAATGTCGGAGAGGTCGTGTG CATTTTCCTGACCGCTGCTCTTGGTCTGCCTGAGGCTCTGATCCCAGTTCAGCTGTTGTGGGTGAACTTAGTGACTGACGGTCTTCCTGCCACTGCTCTGGGCTTCAACCCCCCTGATCTGGACATCATGGGCAAGGCTCCCCGCTCCCCTAAAGAGCCCCTCATCTCTGGCTGGCTCTTCTTCAGATACCTGGCCATTGGCG gttatgttggtGCTGCAACCGTGGCTGCTGCTGCCTGGTGGTTCCTGTACTCTGACGATGGCCCCATGGTCTCCTTCTACCAACTG TCCCACTTCATGCAGTGCACTGCTGATAATGAGGACTTTGCAGGCATTGAGTGTgaagtgtttgaggctgctcCACCCATGACCATGGCTCTGTCTGTGCTGGTCACCATTGAGATGTGCAATGCCCTCAACAG ctTGTCTGAGAATCAGTCTCTGGTGCGTATGCCTCCATGGAGCAACTTATGGTTGGTGGGAGCCATGACTCTCTCCATGTCTCTGCACTTCATGATCATCTATGTGGACCCTCTGCCC ATGATCTTCAAGCTTACCCATCTCAGCCTGGACCAGTGGGTTGTGGTGCTCAAGCTTTCCCTTCCTGTCATCTTAATTGACGAGCTGCTCAAGTTTGTCGCTCGCAACTACCTGGAGC